Proteins from one Streptosporangium becharense genomic window:
- a CDS encoding Lrp/AsnC family transcriptional regulator: MTIDQLDARLIALLAAEPRLGVLECSRRLGVARGTVQARLDRLLARGVITGFGPDVAPAALGYDVTAFVTLQIRQVSGHDPVADQLAAIPEVLEVHTITGGDDMHCRVVARSNADLQRVIDLIVDVRGVVRTSSVIALDTPVPYRVLPLVADVPRKTKG; this comes from the coding sequence ATGACGATTGATCAACTCGACGCCCGGCTGATCGCGCTGCTGGCGGCCGAGCCCCGGCTGGGGGTGCTGGAGTGCTCACGGCGGCTGGGTGTGGCCAGAGGGACCGTGCAGGCGAGGCTCGACCGGCTGCTCGCCCGGGGGGTGATCACCGGGTTCGGCCCCGACGTCGCCCCGGCCGCGCTGGGCTACGACGTGACCGCGTTCGTGACCCTGCAGATCCGCCAGGTCAGCGGGCACGACCCGGTGGCCGACCAACTGGCCGCGATCCCCGAGGTGCTGGAGGTGCACACGATCACCGGCGGCGACGACATGCACTGCCGGGTCGTGGCGCGCAGCAATGCGGATCTCCAGCGGGTAATTGACCTGATCGTTGACGTCCGAGGGGTGGTCAGAACCTCCTCGGTGATCGCCCTGGACACTCCCGTGCCATACCGGGTTCTGCCTTTGGTGGCCGATGTCCCGCGCAAGACGAAGGGGTAG